Proteins from a single region of Natrinema salifodinae:
- a CDS encoding class I SAM-dependent methyltransferase, whose product MADCEPQRAATEEPIDHPVFAALYDRCTPDRFLLGPHREYLAADLSGRVLDLGAGNGPMFPYAADAGADDLEYHAIDPDPNMRRRAAKKADRVGLPVHLRDARAETLPYVDDAFDVVLSGLVFCTIADPDAALDEVARVLRPGGELRFLEHVRNDGWRARAQDRLTPLWERAAGGCQLNRETVERFVGHDGFDVREIERLGIGLFPATPIVRGRLGRRRESTS is encoded by the coding sequence ATGGCAGACTGCGAGCCACAGCGGGCCGCGACCGAGGAGCCGATCGACCACCCCGTGTTCGCCGCGTTGTACGACCGATGCACCCCCGACCGCTTCCTGCTGGGTCCCCACCGGGAGTACCTCGCGGCCGACCTCTCCGGGCGCGTCCTCGACCTCGGCGCGGGCAACGGACCGATGTTCCCGTACGCCGCCGACGCCGGCGCGGACGACCTCGAGTACCACGCGATTGATCCGGATCCGAACATGCGCCGCCGGGCCGCGAAGAAGGCCGACCGGGTCGGTCTTCCGGTTCACCTCCGGGACGCCCGCGCGGAGACCCTACCCTACGTCGACGACGCGTTCGACGTCGTGCTCTCCGGCCTGGTCTTCTGTACGATCGCCGACCCGGACGCGGCCCTCGACGAGGTCGCCAGAGTGCTGCGACCGGGCGGCGAACTGCGCTTTCTCGAACACGTTCGCAACGACGGGTGGCGCGCGCGGGCCCAGGATCGCCTCACGCCGCTGTGGGAGCGCGCGGCCGGCGGCTGCCAGTTGAACCGCGAGACGGTCGAGCGGTTCGTCGGACACGACGGGTTCGACGTCCGCGAGATCGAACGGCTCGGGATCGGCCTGTTTCCGGCGACGCCGATCGTCCGCGGGCGGCTCGGACGGCGACGGGAATCGACGAGTTGA
- a CDS encoding pyridoxal-phosphate-dependent aminotransferase family protein yields the protein MSDDRLRMTPGPTEVPVAVRERMSEPTPNPDVEPEFFEFYRDLTDKLGAVYGDDDVLILGGEGILGLEAAIASLVEPGDRVLCLSNGLYGDGFADFVEMYDGEAVVCDAPWQEPLDLDAIESQLEDGSFDAATMVHCETPTGVLNDLEPVLDLLDEHDVVSIVDAVSSLGGTPVPTDRIDICLGASQKCFSAPPGLTVCSVSDRAWSKIESFETAGLYTDLEPWRDAAEEEWFPYTHLSSNLYGLDAAIDLLLEEGLEAVFERHEEAAALCRERADDLGLSPYPDGARPSPTVTALEIPGRAIEIQERLAEEHDIVLATGLGDLEEDVLRVGHMGHNARVDRVERTMDALEAVLE from the coding sequence ATGAGCGACGATCGACTCCGCATGACCCCCGGACCGACCGAGGTCCCGGTCGCCGTCCGCGAGCGGATGAGCGAGCCGACGCCGAATCCCGACGTCGAACCCGAATTCTTCGAGTTCTACCGCGACCTGACCGACAAGCTCGGCGCGGTCTACGGGGACGACGACGTCCTGATCCTCGGCGGCGAGGGCATCCTCGGGCTCGAGGCCGCTATCGCCTCCCTGGTCGAACCGGGCGACCGCGTGCTCTGTCTCTCGAACGGCCTCTACGGTGACGGGTTCGCCGACTTCGTCGAGATGTACGACGGCGAAGCGGTGGTCTGTGACGCGCCATGGCAGGAGCCCCTCGATCTCGACGCGATCGAATCGCAGCTCGAAGACGGGTCGTTCGACGCGGCGACGATGGTCCACTGCGAGACGCCGACCGGCGTGCTGAACGACCTTGAGCCGGTGCTGGACCTGCTCGACGAGCACGACGTCGTCAGCATCGTTGACGCGGTCTCCTCGCTCGGCGGAACGCCGGTCCCTACCGACCGGATCGACATCTGTCTCGGCGCTTCCCAGAAGTGTTTCAGCGCGCCGCCTGGCCTGACCGTCTGCTCGGTCAGCGACCGCGCCTGGTCGAAGATCGAATCGTTCGAGACCGCCGGACTGTACACCGACCTCGAACCGTGGCGCGACGCCGCCGAGGAGGAGTGGTTCCCCTACACGCACCTCTCGTCGAACCTCTACGGCCTCGACGCGGCGATCGACCTGCTGCTCGAGGAGGGGCTCGAGGCCGTCTTCGAGCGCCACGAGGAGGCCGCGGCGCTGTGTCGCGAGCGGGCGGACGACCTCGGACTGTCGCCGTACCCCGACGGGGCACGGCCGTCACCGACCGTGACCGCGCTCGAGATTCCCGGCCGAGCGATCGAGATTCAGGAGCGCCTGGCCGAGGAACACGATATCGTCCTCGCGACGGGGCTCGGCGACCTCGAGGAGGACGTACTCCGGGTCGGGCACATGGGCCACAACGCGCGCGTCGACCGCGTCGAGCGGACGATGGACGCGCTGGAAGCGGTCCTCGAGTAG
- a CDS encoding redox-regulated ATPase YchF, whose translation MSTSYRIGLVGKPSVGKSSFFNAATMNDVPEGAYPFTTIDPSVGEAYVRVDCAAPEFDEVCTPNVGYCDDGTRFVPTKLVDVAGLIPGAHEGAGLGNQFLTDLNETDVLVHVVDFSGTTDAEGEPTEDHDPREDIDFLEEELDQWYLGILEKGIERYESGYTTEDDAIEEELAEQMSAFKTNEDEIKRLIRRVDIGFDPAEWDDDDELRLAREIRKETKPMVIAANKMDTPEAQANYEEITADPEYDHLTIVPCSAHAEKALKSADQSGVVDYRPGDPDFEISEARSASSNRTQSDDTGDISDEQEQGLEQIRDFLKEYGATGVQAALETALFDVLGVTPVFPGGANGLGNERGEVLPDCYLIPPNSTAEDFAYSLHSDIGDGFLHAIDCRSNRQLGKDYEVEPRDVIEVVTTN comes from the coding sequence ATGAGTACGAGTTACCGGATCGGACTCGTCGGCAAACCCTCCGTCGGCAAGTCCTCCTTCTTCAATGCGGCGACGATGAACGACGTGCCCGAGGGGGCCTATCCGTTCACGACCATCGATCCCAGCGTGGGCGAGGCCTACGTCCGCGTCGACTGTGCGGCTCCCGAGTTCGACGAGGTGTGTACTCCGAACGTCGGTTACTGCGACGACGGCACCCGCTTCGTCCCGACGAAACTCGTCGACGTCGCCGGGCTGATCCCGGGCGCCCACGAGGGCGCGGGGCTGGGCAACCAGTTCCTCACCGACCTGAACGAGACCGACGTGCTCGTCCACGTCGTCGACTTCTCCGGGACGACCGACGCCGAGGGCGAACCCACCGAGGACCACGACCCGCGGGAGGACATCGACTTCCTCGAGGAGGAACTCGACCAGTGGTACCTCGGCATTCTAGAGAAGGGCATCGAGCGCTACGAGTCCGGATATACGACCGAGGACGACGCCATCGAAGAGGAGCTCGCCGAGCAGATGAGCGCGTTCAAGACCAACGAGGACGAGATCAAGCGCCTCATCCGCCGGGTCGATATCGGCTTCGATCCCGCCGAGTGGGACGACGACGACGAACTCAGGCTCGCCCGCGAGATCCGCAAGGAGACCAAGCCGATGGTCATCGCGGCGAACAAGATGGACACGCCCGAAGCGCAGGCCAACTACGAGGAGATCACGGCGGATCCGGAGTACGACCACCTTACGATCGTCCCCTGCAGCGCCCACGCTGAGAAGGCCCTGAAGTCGGCCGACCAGTCCGGCGTCGTCGACTACCGACCAGGCGACCCGGACTTCGAAATCAGCGAGGCGCGAAGCGCCTCGAGCAATCGGACGCAGTCCGATGACACGGGCGATATCTCCGACGAACAGGAACAGGGCTTAGAGCAGATCCGGGACTTCCTCAAGGAGTACGGCGCGACGGGAGTTCAGGCGGCCCTCGAGACGGCGCTGTTCGACGTCCTCGGCGTGACGCCGGTGTTCCCCGGCGGCGCGAACGGACTGGGCAACGAGCGCGGCGAGGTGCTGCCCGATTGCTACCTGATCCCGCCGAACTCGACCGCGGAGGACTTCGCGTACAGCCTCCACTCGGACATCGGCGACGGCTTCCTGCACGCGATCGACTGTCGATCCAACCGTCAGTTGGGCAAGGACTACGAGGTCGAACCGCGGGACGTGATCGAGGTCGTCACGACGAACTGA
- a CDS encoding universal stress protein — MARKTLVPMDDSPQAEAALAYALEEFPEAAVTAMHVVRLPEGYWSAFAGSEEELPGYERAHDRARALLESAARTAADGGRDIETVVKRGKPAREIVEYATENGFDQIVMGSHGRHGVDRVLLGSVSESVVRRAPMTVVVVHEQ; from the coding sequence ATGGCACGGAAGACGTTAGTCCCGATGGACGATTCGCCTCAGGCCGAGGCGGCGCTCGCGTACGCGCTCGAGGAGTTCCCCGAGGCCGCGGTGACTGCGATGCACGTCGTACGGTTGCCGGAGGGCTACTGGTCGGCGTTCGCCGGCTCCGAGGAGGAGCTACCGGGGTATGAGCGGGCCCACGATCGCGCCAGGGCGCTTCTGGAATCGGCCGCGCGGACGGCCGCCGACGGCGGCCGCGACATCGAAACGGTCGTGAAAAGGGGGAAGCCGGCCAGGGAGATCGTCGAGTACGCGACCGAGAACGGATTCGATCAGATCGTCATGGGCAGTCACGGCCGACACGGCGTCGACCGCGTCTTGCTCGGCAGCGTTTCCGAGTCGGTGGTCCGCCGCGCGCCGATGACGGTGGTCGTCGTCCACGAACAGTGA